The following proteins are encoded in a genomic region of Mycolicibacterium rutilum:
- a CDS encoding GtrA family protein, with the protein MRAASATNVVARFHALCEGAVARLPFGLSAVVAPTFLGFCLINGFTFGVDLVLLSVLYGRMPLALAVTVAYACAFALSYVLNRVANFRSHARVGPQVGVYVVVVVVNYLAFILGVSNLLAANGVDVRVARLAAGACEAVFMYTMMRWVVFRR; encoded by the coding sequence GTGCGAGCGGCGTCGGCGACCAACGTCGTCGCCCGTTTCCACGCGCTGTGCGAGGGGGCCGTCGCGCGGTTGCCGTTCGGGCTGAGCGCGGTCGTCGCGCCGACCTTTCTCGGGTTCTGTCTGATCAACGGCTTCACCTTCGGCGTCGACCTCGTCCTGCTGAGCGTGCTGTACGGCCGGATGCCGCTGGCGCTCGCGGTGACGGTGGCGTATGCGTGCGCATTCGCGTTGAGCTACGTGCTGAACCGGGTCGCCAACTTCCGGTCCCACGCGCGGGTCGGCCCGCAGGTGGGCGTGTACGTGGTCGTCGTCGTGGTGAACTACCTGGCGTTCATCCTGGGGGTGTCGAACCTGTTGGCGGCCAACGGCGTCGACGTGCGCGTCGCGCGGCTGGCGGCCGGCGCCTGCGAGGCGGTGTTCATGTACACGATGATGCGCTGGGTCGTGTTCCGCCGCTGA
- a CDS encoding rhomboid family intramembrane serine protease encodes MPGPAVTPTCYRHPDRVTYVRCSRCNRYICPECMRDAAVGHQCVECVNEGARTVRQPRTQFGGVPSAKPTVTYALIAVNVVMFVLQMAVPGLQSELVLRPYAVADGEWYRLLTSAFLHYGVPHLLFNMWALYVVGPPLEMALGRLRFFGLYALSALGGSVLVYLLSSPMAATAGASGAVFGLFGATFVVGKRLNMDVRWVVAIIALNLAFTFVIPLISSQNISWQGHIGGLVTGAVVAAAYTHAPRTSRTAVQLGATVAVVVLCAALIWWRTAALWAAVGLA; translated from the coding sequence ATGCCCGGCCCGGCGGTCACCCCGACCTGCTACCGCCATCCCGACCGCGTCACCTACGTCCGGTGCTCGCGCTGCAACCGCTACATCTGCCCCGAATGCATGCGCGACGCGGCGGTCGGGCACCAGTGCGTGGAGTGCGTGAACGAGGGCGCCAGGACGGTCCGGCAGCCGCGTACCCAGTTCGGCGGGGTGCCGTCGGCGAAACCGACGGTCACCTACGCGCTGATCGCCGTCAACGTGGTGATGTTCGTGCTGCAGATGGCGGTGCCGGGCCTGCAGTCCGAGCTCGTCCTGCGGCCGTACGCGGTGGCCGACGGCGAGTGGTACCGGCTGCTGACGTCGGCGTTCCTGCACTACGGCGTGCCGCATCTGCTGTTCAACATGTGGGCGCTCTACGTGGTCGGCCCGCCGCTGGAGATGGCGCTGGGCCGGCTGCGGTTCTTCGGGCTGTACGCGTTGAGCGCGCTCGGCGGGTCGGTGCTGGTGTACCTGCTGTCCTCGCCGATGGCGGCGACCGCGGGCGCCTCGGGCGCGGTGTTCGGGTTGTTCGGTGCGACGTTCGTGGTCGGCAAGCGGCTGAACATGGACGTGCGCTGGGTGGTTGCGATCATCGCGCTCAACCTCGCCTTCACGTTCGTCATCCCGCTGATCAGTTCGCAGAACATCAGCTGGCAGGGCCACATCGGCGGGCTCGTCACCGGCGCCGTCGTCGCCGCGGCCTACACCCACGCGCCGCGCACCTCCCGCACCGCGGTGCAGCTCGGGGCGACGGTCGCGGTGGTGGTGCTGTGCGCGGCGCTGATCTGGTGGCGCACGGCCGCGCTGTGGGCGGCGGTCGGCCTGGCCTGA
- a CDS encoding VOC family protein, with the protein MQLDLLSPGIEVGLVTTNLDAMVAFYEGFLELEPQGVIDFPGGSQRRYSLGGSVLKLVTYEPAPPAPAAPGGGRAQAGIRYFTIGVSNLRGMADAFAASDYQVVEPLTEFAPVPGMGWMFVADPDGNWIELFGTL; encoded by the coding sequence GTGCAGCTGGACCTGTTGAGCCCCGGTATCGAGGTGGGCCTCGTCACGACGAATCTCGACGCGATGGTCGCGTTCTACGAGGGTTTCCTCGAACTCGAACCGCAGGGCGTCATCGACTTCCCCGGCGGGTCGCAGCGGCGGTACTCGCTGGGCGGCAGCGTGCTCAAGCTGGTGACCTACGAGCCGGCGCCGCCGGCACCCGCGGCGCCGGGCGGGGGCCGGGCCCAGGCGGGCATCCGGTACTTCACGATCGGCGTGAGCAATCTGCGTGGTATGGCCGACGCGTTCGCGGCGTCGGACTACCAGGTGGTCGAGCCGTTGACCGAGTTCGCGCCGGTTCCGGGCATGGGCTGGATGTTCGTCGCCGACCCGGACGGCAACTGGATCGAACTGTTCGGGACGCTGTGA
- a CDS encoding heme-binding protein gives MKFRGIAMRRQVAGACAASLLGGLAAATIAAPSAMAAPDCSASAVSGTVSSVTGEARAYLDNHPGANQAVTAAFSQPRPQASATLRGYFNTNPQEYYDLRGILSPIGDVQRTCNIQALPPELASAYDEFMAG, from the coding sequence ATGAAATTCCGTGGTATCGCCATGCGTCGGCAGGTCGCCGGCGCCTGCGCCGCCAGCCTGCTCGGCGGCCTCGCCGCAGCAACCATCGCAGCGCCGTCGGCCATGGCCGCGCCGGACTGCAGCGCCAGCGCCGTGTCCGGCACCGTCAGCTCGGTGACCGGTGAGGCCCGTGCCTACCTGGACAACCATCCGGGTGCCAACCAGGCCGTGACGGCTGCGTTCAGCCAGCCGCGGCCGCAGGCGTCGGCCACGCTGCGCGGGTACTTCAACACCAACCCGCAGGAGTACTACGACCTGCGCGGCATCCTGTCGCCGATCGGTGACGTGCAGCGCACCTGCAACATCCAGGCGCTGCCGCCGGAGCTGGCGTCGGCCTACGACGAGTTCATGGCCGGCTGA
- a CDS encoding peroxynitrite isomerase produces the protein MADLHPNLTALAPLLGAWRGRGAGEYPTITSFGYTEEIEFGHVGKPFLTYRQRTSAIDDGRPLHAEVGYLRVPSPGRLEWVLAHPTGIAEIQEGTLTVTDTTIEIELAATTVGRTTSAKDVEALSRSITVTGDSLTYRVRMAAVGQPLQHHLGATLHRMAP, from the coding sequence GTGGCCGACCTGCACCCGAACCTCACCGCGCTCGCCCCGCTGCTGGGTGCCTGGCGCGGCCGGGGCGCAGGCGAGTATCCGACGATCACGTCCTTCGGCTACACCGAGGAGATCGAGTTCGGCCACGTCGGCAAGCCGTTCCTGACCTACCGCCAGCGGACGTCGGCCATCGACGACGGCCGGCCCCTGCACGCCGAAGTGGGGTACCTGCGTGTCCCGTCGCCGGGCCGCCTCGAATGGGTCCTGGCCCATCCGACCGGCATCGCCGAAATTCAGGAGGGCACGCTGACCGTCACCGACACCACGATCGAGATCGAACTCGCCGCCACCACCGTCGGTCGCACCACATCGGCGAAAGACGTTGAGGCGCTGTCGCGTTCGATCACCGTCACCGGCGACTCGCTGACCTACCGGGTGCGGATGGCCGCGGTGGGCCAGCCGCTGCAACACCACCTCGGCGCGACTCTGCACAGGATGGCGCCGTGA
- the lipE gene encoding lipase LipE, giving the protein MTADGRIRVPADLDAVTAVGAEDHSEVDPAAVERIWQAARHWYGAGMHPAIQVCLRHNGKVVLNRAIGHAWGNGPDDPADAEKVAVTTETPFCAYSAAKAITSTVVHMLVERGCFSLDDKVCEYLPEYTSHGKHRTTIRHVMTHSAGIPIHTGPRPDLRRMDDSAYTREKLGELKPLYRPGLVHIYHGLTWGPLIREIVGAAAGRNIRDILATEILEPLGFRWTNYGVAPQDVPLVAPSHATGKELPQPAATVFRLAVGGSLYKIIPFSNSPQYLTSVLPSSNTVSTADELSRFAELLRRGGELDGVRVLSAETLAGATAESRRLRPDVAVGLAPLRWGTGYMLGSKRFGPFGRGAPAAFGHTGLTNIAVWADPQRRLAAGVISSGKPGPHREADHYTALLDRIAAEIPRN; this is encoded by the coding sequence GTGACGGCCGACGGACGGATCCGGGTGCCCGCCGACCTCGACGCGGTCACCGCGGTCGGCGCCGAGGACCACTCGGAGGTCGACCCCGCCGCCGTCGAGCGCATCTGGCAGGCCGCCCGGCACTGGTATGGCGCCGGGATGCACCCCGCGATCCAGGTGTGCCTGCGGCACAACGGCAAGGTGGTGCTGAACCGCGCGATCGGGCACGCCTGGGGTAACGGTCCCGACGACCCCGCCGATGCCGAAAAGGTCGCGGTCACAACGGAAACACCGTTCTGCGCGTACTCCGCGGCCAAGGCGATCACCTCGACGGTCGTGCACATGCTCGTCGAGCGCGGCTGTTTCTCGCTCGACGACAAGGTGTGCGAGTACCTGCCCGAGTACACCAGTCACGGCAAGCACCGCACCACCATCCGGCACGTGATGACCCACAGCGCGGGCATCCCGATCCACACCGGCCCGCGCCCGGATCTGCGGCGCATGGACGACAGCGCATACACCCGGGAGAAACTCGGTGAGCTCAAACCGCTGTACCGGCCGGGCCTGGTGCACATCTACCACGGGCTGACCTGGGGTCCGCTGATCCGCGAGATCGTCGGCGCCGCCGCGGGCCGCAACATCCGCGACATCCTGGCCACCGAGATCCTCGAACCGCTGGGCTTCCGGTGGACCAATTACGGTGTTGCGCCGCAGGATGTTCCGCTGGTCGCACCCAGCCACGCCACCGGCAAGGAGCTGCCGCAGCCCGCGGCGACGGTGTTCCGCTTGGCGGTCGGCGGGTCGCTGTACAAGATCATCCCGTTCTCCAACAGCCCGCAGTACCTGACCAGCGTGCTGCCGTCGTCGAACACGGTGTCCACCGCCGACGAGCTGTCGCGGTTCGCCGAATTGCTGCGCCGCGGTGGCGAACTCGACGGTGTGCGGGTGCTGTCGGCCGAGACACTGGCGGGCGCTACGGCCGAGTCCCGACGGTTGCGCCCCGATGTCGCGGTCGGGCTGGCGCCGCTGCGCTGGGGCACCGGGTACATGCTCGGCTCGAAGCGGTTCGGGCCGTTCGGCCGCGGCGCGCCCGCGGCGTTCGGGCACACCGGGCTGACCAACATCGCGGTGTGGGCCGACCCGCAGCGCCGGCTGGCCGCCGGGGTGATCAGCAGCGGTAAGCCCGGACCGCACCGGGAGGCCGACCACTACACCGCGCTGCTGGACCGCATCGCCGCCGAGATCCCGCGAAACTGA
- a CDS encoding FAD-dependent oxidoreductase produces the protein MRHSGTRPRVVVAGLGDSGVLTALRLARPADVVGISAKPGLVSGQELGIRLSRPQDWARDYWVPFDRFRGLDGVRTVHGTLTGVDLDARKVFARNGDDVTTSEPYDVLVIATGVRNGFWRRPDLQSADEVRADLMDRHRRLAAAGSVLVIGGGAAAVSSAANLARTWPDKSISLYFPGERALTGHHPRVWQRISRLLTDAGVRLHPAHRAVLPDSCDDITDAPVQWSTGQPPASADAVLWAIGRVAPNTDWLPAELLDDDGFVRVTPELRVPGHRGVFAIGDVAATDPLRSSARNRADGLLARNIRAELAGRPLKAYRPATRRWGSVLGAQPEGLEVFTPGGQAVRFPAWSIERILQPWIVRRGIYRGVRENPPLDQRRN, from the coding sequence ATGCGACACAGCGGGACCCGGCCGAGGGTCGTCGTCGCCGGGCTCGGCGACAGCGGGGTACTGACGGCGCTGCGCCTGGCCCGGCCCGCCGACGTCGTCGGGATCTCCGCCAAACCGGGACTGGTCAGCGGGCAGGAGCTCGGCATCCGGCTCAGCAGGCCGCAGGACTGGGCCCGCGACTACTGGGTGCCGTTCGATCGGTTCCGCGGCCTCGACGGTGTGCGCACCGTGCACGGCACCCTGACCGGCGTCGACCTCGATGCGCGAAAAGTGTTCGCCCGCAACGGCGACGACGTGACCACGTCCGAGCCCTACGATGTGCTCGTCATCGCCACCGGGGTGCGCAACGGTTTCTGGCGCCGGCCCGACCTGCAGTCCGCCGACGAGGTGCGCGCCGACCTGATGGACCGACATCGGCGCCTGGCCGCAGCCGGATCGGTGCTGGTGATCGGTGGCGGCGCGGCCGCGGTCAGCAGCGCCGCGAACCTGGCGCGCACCTGGCCGGACAAGTCGATCTCGCTGTACTTCCCCGGTGAGCGCGCGCTGACCGGACACCACCCGCGGGTGTGGCAGCGCATCAGCCGACTGCTGACCGACGCCGGGGTCCGGCTGCATCCGGCGCACCGCGCGGTGCTGCCCGACAGTTGCGACGACATCACCGACGCCCCCGTGCAGTGGAGCACCGGGCAGCCGCCGGCGTCGGCCGATGCGGTGCTGTGGGCGATCGGCCGCGTCGCACCCAACACGGATTGGCTGCCCGCGGAGCTGCTCGACGACGACGGCTTCGTGCGGGTCACCCCGGAGTTGCGGGTGCCCGGCCACCGCGGGGTGTTCGCGATCGGCGATGTCGCGGCCACCGACCCGCTGCGGTCCTCGGCCCGCAACCGCGCCGACGGGCTGCTGGCCCGCAACATCCGCGCCGAACTCGCGGGCCGGCCGCTGAAGGCCTACCGGCCCGCGACCCGGCGGTGGGGCTCGGTGCTGGGCGCCCAGCCCGAGGGGCTCGAGGTGTTCACGCCCGGCGGGCAGGCGGTCCGGTTTCCGGCCTGGTCGATCGAGCGGATCCTGCAGCCGTGGATCGTGCGGCGCGGCATCTACCGCGGGGTGCGGGAGAACCCGCCGCTGGATCAGCGCCGAAACTGA
- a CDS encoding tocopherol cyclase family protein, with the protein MTVLDATRDATRLVAGPFAHLYRRSGADLPFSDPLTSHGTEMEGWFWRFTDAASGRAVIALFSVNKHPDGDWATTAVALHPGGRVYSAALPSAGATADPFRLDAGDGQFSASYDRLRVDLPGVCVDMRFDAPVRWPKALGGGGIASAVPFLNQYWHPYRLGGSVSGTVDSDGERWTFDGAKLYTERNWGAGFPERWWWGQAHDFGDADVSVAFSGGLLALGPLKSDVGGVVVRMGRKVLRMTPPTAWVRSDLGRHTWRVQATSLRYHVELFGDGTHLDPHTLPVPLPAERRNIDSDYEHLAGRLRCRVTDFGRVVFDGESEIAGLEVGSRPGG; encoded by the coding sequence ATGACCGTACTCGACGCCACCAGGGACGCCACCCGCCTCGTCGCGGGCCCGTTCGCCCACCTGTACCGCCGCAGCGGCGCCGACCTGCCGTTCAGCGATCCGCTGACCTCGCACGGCACCGAGATGGAAGGCTGGTTCTGGCGGTTCACCGACGCGGCGTCGGGGCGCGCCGTGATCGCGTTGTTCAGCGTCAACAAGCATCCCGACGGTGACTGGGCGACCACCGCGGTCGCGCTGCATCCGGGCGGCCGGGTCTACAGCGCGGCGCTGCCGTCGGCCGGCGCCACCGCGGACCCGTTTCGGCTCGATGCCGGCGACGGGCAGTTCTCCGCGAGCTATGACCGGCTGCGCGTCGACCTGCCCGGCGTGTGCGTCGACATGCGCTTCGACGCGCCGGTGCGGTGGCCCAAGGCGCTCGGCGGCGGCGGGATAGCGTCGGCGGTGCCGTTCCTCAACCAGTACTGGCACCCTTACCGGTTGGGTGGATCCGTCAGCGGCACAGTCGATTCCGACGGGGAACGCTGGACCTTCGACGGCGCCAAGCTCTACACCGAACGCAACTGGGGCGCGGGTTTTCCGGAGCGGTGGTGGTGGGGACAGGCGCACGATTTCGGCGACGCCGACGTCTCGGTGGCTTTCTCGGGTGGTCTGCTCGCGCTCGGGCCGCTCAAGAGCGACGTGGGCGGTGTCGTCGTGCGGATGGGCCGCAAGGTGCTGCGGATGACGCCGCCGACAGCGTGGGTGCGCTCCGACCTCGGCCGGCACACATGGCGGGTGCAGGCGACGTCGCTGCGGTACCACGTCGAATTGTTCGGCGACGGAACGCATCTCGACCCGCACACGCTGCCGGTGCCGCTGCCGGCCGAGCGGCGCAACATCGACAGCGACTACGAGCACCTCGCCGGCCGGTTGCGTTGCCGGGTCACGGACTTCGGCCGGGTGGTCTTCGACGGCGAATCCGAGATCGCGGGTCTGGAGGTCGGCAGCCGCCCCGGTGGCTAG